From the Solanum pennellii chromosome 4, SPENNV200 genome, one window contains:
- the LOC107015614 gene encoding cytosolic sulfotransferase 12-like: MWHFTNKWKDVDQDGPWHIEEAIEKFCSGFPGEPYYDHVMGFKNASLEKPKNIFLITYEELIKDTKIHVKRLAEFLGFPFMNHEEEEVDEIVKNCSFDILSSYEVNKSEDFPSWFQVPYNSFFRQGVVGDYKNYLDAKTIECIDALTRDKFQGAGFMYGI; the protein is encoded by the coding sequence ATGTGGCATTTCACAAATAAATGGAAGGATGTAGATCAAGATGGACCATGGCATATCGAAGAAGCTATAGAGAAATTTTGTTCAGGATTTCCTGGTGAAccttattatgatcatgttatggGATTCAAAAATGCAAGCTTGGAGAAACCtaagaatatatttttgataactTATGAAGAGCTAATAAAAGACACGAAAATTCATGTGAAGCGATTGGCGGAGTTTCTAGGGTTTCCGTTTATGAATCATGAGGAGGAGGAAGTAGATGAGATAGTGAAGAATTGTAGCTTTGATATTCTTAGTAGTTATGAAGTGAACAAATCTGAGGATTTCCCTAGTTGGTTTCAAGTTCCCTACAATTCTTTCTTTAGACAAGGTGTTGTTGGGGATTATAAAAATTATCTTGATGCTAAGACAATTGAATGTATTGATGCGTTAACAAGAGACAAGTTTCAGGGAGCTGGTTTTATGTATGGCATTTAG